The genomic segment TCTACGGTCATTCTGATAATCGTTCCGCCGGTGAAATCGATACCCTGCCTTGTATTCCACAAAAACACAAGACTGACAGCCGAAAGGACAAATACAACCGCGGACACTATGTATGAAAATTTTCTTACTTTTATAAAATCGAAATGTGTGTTTTTAAAAATCTGCAACATTGCCGGTTCCTCCTATATGCTCAACTTCTGAGTGTTAGATCTGACCAAAAGAGTGTCGAAAATAAACCGGCTGACAAAAACGGCTGTGAAAACGTTCGCCACCAATCCGACGCTGAGGGTGACGGCAAAACCTCTTATTGGTCCTTTGCCGAACCACCAGAGAATCAAAGCGGACAAAAGCGTCGTGACGTTGGCGTCGAGAATAGTCACAAATGCCTTGGAAAAGCCTGTTTCAACGGCTTTTTTGACAGATTTATTCATTTTAAGCTCTTCTCTTATTCTCTCAAAAATCAGCACGTTAGCGTCCACCGCTGTTCCTATGACAAGCACGAGACCGGCTATTCCCGGGAGAGTCAGGGTTAAATTGAAAGCGGAGAGAATGGCCAATAGAAACACCAGATTCAAAACGAGGGCGAAGTCTGCTACCAAGCCGCTGAACCTGTAATATACGAGCATTATCAACATTATCAAAGCTGCAGCTATTAAAAAGCTTTTTATTCCTGTCCTTATTGAGTCTTCGCCGAGACTCGGTCCTATCACGAAACTCTCCTCAATATCCGCTCTGGCTGGCATTCTTCCGGCTTGAAGAACAGACGCAAGGGCTTTGGCGTCGTCGAGAGTTCCCCTTCCGAGGGTAATCGTCGATTTTCCGGTTGTGGAAGCGCTGCTGACAACAGGCGCGGAAAAAACCTCGTTGTCGAGAACTATGGCTATCCTGTTTCCTATGTTTTCGGAAGTCACTCTCGCCCAGTCTGCTCTCGCCATGCCTCCAATTTCAAGATCCACCCTCGGTTCTGTCTGGCTTTCAGAAGTGCCGAGAGCAGCCCTAGAGGACACGATCGACGCGCCGTATATCTCCGGAATAGAACTCACCAGAAGGATTTCTCTGTAGTCGGGAATTCCGAAATCTTCACCTTCTTCGACGACGCTCCACAGTAAAATTTTACCAGAAACTGAATCGGCTATGCCCTGCTGTCTCGCTTCCTGAACCATAGAGTCAAGGTAAACCCAATCCTCAGCGCTGCAAATCACGCTCTGCCCTCCCGGAAATGTCTTGAGAAGGGCAGAAAACCTTCCTTCGTTTTCTCTGTCAATTTTATCTATTATGTTCCTGAGTTCTTCAGGTCTTCTTACGACTCTGAAATCGAGAGTGGCGGTGGTCCCTATGAGTTTTTTCGCAATCATCGGATCCATTTCACCCGGGAGCTCAATTACAATGCTGTTTTCTCCCTGAACCTCGATTATCGGTTCGCTTACTCCGTATTTGTCGACACGGCTCGATAAAATTTCCACAACTTGGTTTACCATATCTGCGCCGCCCTCGCCGGAAGTGTCAACGGCGAGAAGAAAGTGAGATCCGCCTTCGAGGTCGAGCCCGAGTCTAATAGATCTCATCCTAAGTGAAGCGTTTTCAGGCAGGTATCTCTCTTCTCTTGGCAATCTGTAATATTTGTAAGAGAACGAAAGTTGAAAAAGAGAGATGCCTATCGCGGCCACAATTAAAACCAATTTCCATAACTGACTCTTTTTCATAGTAAGGGGTCCTCCCTCCTCAAAGATTTATTTGGGTCTGAAAAACAATTTTGAAGTTTATGATTTTACCACAAGCCATCAAGCTGTCAAGGATAAACCTATTTTCTAATTATAATTTTAGGTTGACTTGAAAGAGTCATGAGTGTATTGTTCTAAAGACTTTTATAACTATTTTATGAGAAAAGGCGATCTTATAACAGGGGTGATAATTTTTGTCGCCGGAATCGCTCTAAAAGCGATAAGTTTTTTCACCAAATCCAAATTCGTCATCAGAGGCACAAACTTCGAGGCTTTTTGGATACTTTTAGCGATTGGAACGATAATATTTGCTCTTTACCCATTTTTACGTAAAAAAAAATAAACGCCATTTTTGGGAAACTGTAGTGACAAAATGGTAATCCTTGAGTTTTTCACCTTGATTTTCATTTCTCTTGCAAAAATTTCGGTCCCTTTTTTTGAAAACTCCGCTCTCACCTACATACTTTTCATCCCCGTGGCCGTCGCCCTGGCGATATCGTTTTTGAAAACAAAAAAGCTGTGTTGGCTGAGAATTATAATGCTGGCCTACTTCTTGGCGGTCGCAATTAAACTCTTCGTGTCCCCTCCCTGCGACAGCCAAAACTCCTTTATCACTTCAGAGTTTTCCGAATGCAGATCATACGCATCGAGGATTTGTCTTTCATGCATAGGAATAGAATAGCCTCTTTTCTGATCAAAATAAGGACATTTATCGGATTGTCCTCCTTTTTCGCGTTCAACAGCTATCTAAAAGGTTTCGGCACGGGAATATTCACGGGTCAATCTAAACGCTTTTGCGCTCCTTTCATAAATTGCCACAGCTGTCCATCCGCTACATTCGCCTGTCCTGTAGGACTCACTCAGCATTTTTTCACATACAGACACCTTACCGGTCAGATGGTCATACCCAAGTTGTCTCTGGGTTTTCTGATTTTAATATCGCTCGTAATGGGCAAGATTTTCTGCGGATGGCTGTGTCCTTTTGGGCTCATACAGACTCTTTTATACAAAATCAAAAGCTTCAAAATTCGCATTCCCCACCCTTTAACCCACATGAAATATGCCGTTTTCGCTTTTTTTATAATTTTCCTACCCCTCTATACCGGCGAACCATGGTTTTGTAAATTATGCCCTGTCGGCTCTTTAGAAGCCGGTGTTCCTCTTGTATCTTTCGGAGCAGCGAGCTTGGCTTTGAGAGAAATCGCTCAGGCCCTATTTTCCCTTAAATTGTCAATTTTGCTGGTTTTCCTTTTTATGTCAGTCCACACCCAAAGGCCTTTTTGCAGGCTATTTTGCCCCATAGGAGCTCTTTATTCCTTTTTCGGTCGTTTCAGCCTGATAAGGGTTAAACTCGACACGGACGCCTGCATTTCATGCGGACTTTGCGAAAAAGTGTGCCCGATCGAACTTCCGATTGACAGGGCTGTAAAATCTGGAAACTGCTTTCTGTGCGGAGAATGCCTCCGGTCTTGCCACAAAAACGCCCTGTATTACGGTTTAAACGATGACGTGAAAATTTTGAAGGATAAATTTTCCAAACTTTTTCTCTCCAAAAGTATTGAATAAAATCCTGAAAAAACTCCTTTTGCTGGCAATATTATTGCCCTTTACAGATTTTCTCCTTTTGCATTCACTCTCGGCGCAAGAAAGTTTGGCTCAAGAAAGCCCCTTTATCTCTCCAATAGGAGAAATGCTTCATGACTATGTTTTCAGAAATCTGACAAGGTTAAAATTCCGCCAGACGATACTTCCGGAAAGAGGCCTTCTGATCGAGGAGGTATTTTACGACTCGATGGCTCTCTGGACTGAGAACATTGTCGCCGTCGAGGACTTCAAAAATTACGCCTACAAACTTTCGCTTAAAAACAAACTCGCCGACTACACGGTTGCATATCTTCAGCAGCAGCAGGTCTTCTCCAACCAAGGACTGATACCTGATATAGAACTGCCGATAAGGATGCCGACTGCCATAGCCGGATTCATAGGTCAAGGCGGCAATTTAAGGATTAACGGCTCCCAGAGAATTCAGTTCGGCGGAAGCCAATCCACAGACCTAAACGCCGTTCAGACAGAATACACCCAGAACGATTTTCTGCCGGAACTCGAAATGAAACAGCAGTTGAACGTCAATCTGCAGGGCACCATCGGTCAGAAGATAAACGTCTTTGTCGATCACAACAGCGAGGCACAGGCGGATTTAAAAAACAAAATCAGGCTTCAATACAGAGGCGATCAGGACGAATTGATACACCTGATTGAAATGGGGCACACCCAATTGTCCCTGCCGGGAACAGAGCTTATCGGGATGCCCCCGATCCAGATGGGTCTTTTCGGCATTAAATCAGAAATGCAGATAGCCGGAGTCAACATCACAGCCATAGCGACAAAAGAAGAAGGAAAGGCAGAGAGCAGGACTTTTGTCGGCAGGGCATCTGTCGACACGATAATCCTCTGGGACACCGATTACATAAGAAGGCAGTATTTCTGGCTGGGTCTGCCCGGAGATTCCATAGGAGACGTCAACCCGTATGACTCCATAGCCAAACTAATAGTATGGGTTGACGACAACAACGGAACCAATAACGCTCTGACCGGAGCAATAAGGGGCGATTTTCATTTTTACACCCAGACCCAGTACTCCGATACTTTGCTTCCTCCCGGGTATTTCGACCCTCAAGAGGCGGGATCCGACAATTTTTACATTTTCAACTACCAGACTAAAACAATCGAGTTGAGGGTGCCTCTCGACGAGAACTACGCCCTCGGAGTCTGCTACGTCATAAACAGGAGAAATACGCCAGGCGGGCAGTTTTACCGAACGGACACAGTCGGGACAGTCCGCGACCAATACGACACTTCCCAGACAATCGATATCAAAGTAATAAAACCGCCTGTCGAAAGGACTTATTTTCCGACTTGGGACCTTCAGATCAGAAACAGGTATTCTCTGAGCTCGACGGCGATAGTCCCAGGAAGCTTCGAACTGAAGATATACAAACACAACACAGGGTCCGGGATAGACGAAGAGACTCAGGGTTCTACAACTTACCTCAAGCTTCTCGGATTGGACGACGATGACGACGGATACATAGACGACGGCAACGTCGATTACGACAGGGGATTCGTCGCTTTTCCAGACACACTTCCCTTCCCATTCGCCAGCTCTGCACTCCTTGAGCCGGATTCTATAATCTACGACACTACTTCGACCAACGTCGGCAGAAAATATAAACTTGTCGTCTCATACAAAGGCATCAGAAACGTCTTCTCTTTAGGCGCCATGAACATTCTCGAAGGGTCGGAGGTCGTCACGGTCAACGGCGAGAGGTTGGTCAAAAATGTCGATTACACAATAGATTACGACATAGGGATAATCACCTTCCTCACAGACAAAGTCAACGACGTGAACGCGGTGGTCAACGTCGATTTTCAATACGCTCCTTTCATCAGCCTCGCCGACAAATCTCTTCTCGGAGTCAGGTTTGACTACAGGGTTTCCCCTGCTGTAAACATAGGAGTGACAACTCTCTACAGAAGCGTCAGCACAAAAGAAGAACACCCACAGCTCGGCAACGAACCGAGAAACATCACCATGGCAACGGTAGACGCGAGCATGGTCTTCTCTCCGTCGTTCATGACAAAAGCCGTCGACATCCTGCCTTTGATAAGCTCTTCCTCCCCTTCAAACCTGACGATAAGAGGAGCTGTCGCCTTTTCCATGCCGAACCCGAACACGAAAGGATTCGTGTATTTAGACGACATGGACGGAAACAAAATGTCCCTGAACCTCGGCGTCAGCAGGGCTAACTGGCATTTCGGCAGTATACCAGACGATATATTCAACAACGCTCCAACCTACAAAGACACATCCGATCTCGGAATGGTTTACTGGTACAGCCCCAACGACTGGTTTTCCAAAGGAGACCTTTTCCCAAATCTGCCCGAGACGGAAAGGGACGATGAAATACAGGTTTTGAGCCTCGTAATTCAGCCGAGAAACGGATCAACTTCTTCTTATGCCTCTCTTCAGCAGTGCATCTCCAAGACCGGCTCGGACCTTTCCCAATTCAGGTATCTGGAGGTCTGGGTCTACGGAGACAGGGGAAGAGTCAACATAGATCTGGGCTACAACATAACAGAAGACGTAGCGAGAAGAACAGGGGTTTCAGACTCGATAGGCGGTTGGAACGGCGTCCTAAACACAGAAGACAGAAACAGAAACGGCGTCCTCGACATCGGTGAAGACGTGGGACTTGACGAAGTCGAAGGCAGGGACTCTGATCACGTCCCGGGAGACGAATGGAACGACGACTACCCGGATCAGGTAAACAATTCCACGTATCGCCAGCTCAAAGGCACAGAGGAAAACACAATTCTCGACACCGAAGACTTGAACGGCGACGGAATTTTAAACCTTTCAAGGGATTACGTAGAATACACTTTCGTCCCAGGGGACACGACTTTTCTCGACATAGACAGAGGAAATGGCTGGAGGCTTTACAAAATTCCACTCCACGACAGCGGCGTCGGAACATACGTCGGATCTCCGGACTGGGAGAGAATCCGATACGCGAGAATATGGGTTGACAGCTTCTCTTCCCAGACCGATTCGATTCTCTTCGGAGGAATCTCTGTATCCGGAAACAGGTGGAAAAGAAACGATGTCTATTCCTTGGATTCGACAGCAATAGAGATCCCCCAGGAGTTTTTTGAGGTGACAACCCGCAACAACTACGACGACCCCTCTTACGTTCCACCCTTTGACCCGGGCAAAGACAACTACGGCAACACCAAAAAAGAACAATCCATGGCTTTCGTCTTCAGAAACTTGGGCTACAACAGAGTCGGAGGCTGCTACTACGCGACCGTCGTTGAAGACAACTACAATAACTACAGAAGGATGCTCCTATACATTCACGGAGAAGGACAGGACGGTTATTTTTCGATAAAATTCGGCGGAGACACCCTCTCTTTCTACGAATACAGAGCACCCATACCGACTGGCTGGCAGGAACTTACTGTAGATTTTGAAAAATTCATAGACCTCAAAAAATCCATAGAGGGCGACACCACCGGAACATGGAACTCTGAAAACTATTACGTAACGACTTACGGAGCGAACAAACCCTCGCTGACGAAAATCAACAGGACGACAATGAGCGTTGTCAGCGAAGAACAGATCACAGGGATAGAGGGTGAGTTGTGGATAGACGATATCAGGCTCGTCTCCCCTTACCGTGAGACCGGCAGAGCCGCGAACCTCAGCGTAGGAATGTCTTTCGGCGATGTCTTGTCAGTTAACCTGACAGGTTCACAGTACGAAGCGGATTACCAAAAGATAACAGATCAAACCGGAAGCGGCTCCACGACGACAAATTATTCCGGA from the candidate division WOR-3 bacterium genome contains:
- the sprA gene encoding cell surface protein SprA, with the translated sequence MLHDYVFRNLTRLKFRQTILPERGLLIEEVFYDSMALWTENIVAVEDFKNYAYKLSLKNKLADYTVAYLQQQQVFSNQGLIPDIELPIRMPTAIAGFIGQGGNLRINGSQRIQFGGSQSTDLNAVQTEYTQNDFLPELEMKQQLNVNLQGTIGQKINVFVDHNSEAQADLKNKIRLQYRGDQDELIHLIEMGHTQLSLPGTELIGMPPIQMGLFGIKSEMQIAGVNITAIATKEEGKAESRTFVGRASVDTIILWDTDYIRRQYFWLGLPGDSIGDVNPYDSIAKLIVWVDDNNGTNNALTGAIRGDFHFYTQTQYSDTLLPPGYFDPQEAGSDNFYIFNYQTKTIELRVPLDENYALGVCYVINRRNTPGGQFYRTDTVGTVRDQYDTSQTIDIKVIKPPVERTYFPTWDLQIRNRYSLSSTAIVPGSFELKIYKHNTGSGIDEETQGSTTYLKLLGLDDDDDGYIDDGNVDYDRGFVAFPDTLPFPFASSALLEPDSIIYDTTSTNVGRKYKLVVSYKGIRNVFSLGAMNILEGSEVVTVNGERLVKNVDYTIDYDIGIITFLTDKVNDVNAVVNVDFQYAPFISLADKSLLGVRFDYRVSPAVNIGVTTLYRSVSTKEEHPQLGNEPRNITMATVDASMVFSPSFMTKAVDILPLISSSSPSNLTIRGAVAFSMPNPNTKGFVYLDDMDGNKMSLNLGVSRANWHFGSIPDDIFNNAPTYKDTSDLGMVYWYSPNDWFSKGDLFPNLPETERDDEIQVLSLVIQPRNGSTSSYASLQQCISKTGSDLSQFRYLEVWVYGDRGRVNIDLGYNITEDVARRTGVSDSIGGWNGVLNTEDRNRNGVLDIGEDVGLDEVEGRDSDHVPGDEWNDDYPDQVNNSTYRQLKGTEENTILDTEDLNGDGILNLSRDYVEYTFVPGDTTFLDIDRGNGWRLYKIPLHDSGVGTYVGSPDWERIRYARIWVDSFSSQTDSILFGGISVSGNRWKRNDVYSLDSTAIEIPQEFFEVTTRNNYDDPSYVPPFDPGKDNYGNTKKEQSMAFVFRNLGYNRVGGCYYATVVEDNYNNYRRMLLYIHGEGQDGYFSIKFGGDTLSFYEYRAPIPTGWQELTVDFEKFIDLKKSIEGDTTGTWNSENYYVTTYGANKPSLTKINRTTMSVVSEEQITGIEGELWIDDIRLVSPYRETGRAANLSVGMSFGDVLSVNLTGSQYEADYQKITDQTGSGSTTTNYSGTAIFQGGKIFPSKWLISFPFTASLTMSENLPKFYPGSDIRLDGQESRDKSSNSQTRHFSFAFSKSGKTLNALASLIIDHSRFSYSWTNVNNLSYNRADSSWVKTAVYSWTISPHIKPLNIAGQEIGTFFNNISFTSTYSYTKVSSHLIPDTSGQLLQSLLQRNLNSTMSLSYNLLKPMNITYSVSQSRDLELDDYIFGRQTIKTQRVSARYSSLPLPFIRPTISWETNYSEDSRPELRMTYDTTDIFNVSNTNTLSFNTTISFVQPLEFAGRIRDESKDSAASVGSPQWMLLNLGKLGRSITPVSLTASRTRTTRLYRLTMTPDWKYQLGLVENIDPVSTGKYVSPNDYFGWTYSFTGSSGFNFTYITSSVNFAWSKNTGGNIGNMTYTESVTWPRFVLNFLNFQKLLQIRALENSTVSTGFTSTRTRSGPEDQDPTRKTKGIDFSPLVSVQLRWRNGLSTVFSTSRTQNDIDNLGVIRTLTRQENNAISATLGYTFSAPGGLPLFGRTLRFNSLMTFSINYTFNTAKESYRTSGEIISYRSNYTISPTASYNFSQNATGGLNGTYSINEDRQTGRKIRNVGLNVWAEFRF
- a CDS encoding 4Fe-4S binding protein — encoded protein: MQIIRIEDLSFMHRNRIASFLIKIRTFIGLSSFFAFNSYLKGFGTGIFTGQSKRFCAPFINCHSCPSATFACPVGLTQHFFTYRHLTGQMVIPKLSLGFLILISLVMGKIFCGWLCPFGLIQTLLYKIKSFKIRIPHPLTHMKYAVFAFFIIFLPLYTGEPWFCKLCPVGSLEAGVPLVSFGAASLALREIAQALFSLKLSILLVFLFMSVHTQRPFCRLFCPIGALYSFFGRFSLIRVKLDTDACISCGLCEKVCPIELPIDRAVKSGNCFLCGECLRSCHKNALYYGLNDDVKILKDKFSKLFLSKSIE
- the secD gene encoding protein translocase subunit SecD gives rise to the protein MKKSQLWKLVLIVAAIGISLFQLSFSYKYYRLPREERYLPENASLRMRSIRLGLDLEGGSHFLLAVDTSGEGGADMVNQVVEILSSRVDKYGVSEPIIEVQGENSIVIELPGEMDPMIAKKLIGTTATLDFRVVRRPEELRNIIDKIDRENEGRFSALLKTFPGGQSVICSAEDWVYLDSMVQEARQQGIADSVSGKILLWSVVEEGEDFGIPDYREILLVSSIPEIYGASIVSSRAALGTSESQTEPRVDLEIGGMARADWARVTSENIGNRIAIVLDNEVFSAPVVSSASTTGKSTITLGRGTLDDAKALASVLQAGRMPARADIEESFVIGPSLGEDSIRTGIKSFLIAAALIMLIMLVYYRFSGLVADFALVLNLVFLLAILSAFNLTLTLPGIAGLVLVIGTAVDANVLIFERIREELKMNKSVKKAVETGFSKAFVTILDANVTTLLSALILWWFGKGPIRGFAVTLSVGLVANVFTAVFVSRFIFDTLLVRSNTQKLSI